A window from Schistosoma haematobium chromosome 1, whole genome shotgun sequence encodes these proteins:
- the DRG1 gene encoding GTP-binding protein (EggNog:ENOG410V9TI~COG:T), which yields MSILQKIAEIEAEMARTQKNKNTMGHLGLLKARLAKLRRELIEPKGGTGGGGEGFDVAKTGDARIGFVGFPSVGKSTLLCNLAGVYSEVAAYEFTTLTTVPGVIRYKGAKIQLLDLPGIIEGAKDGKGRGKQVIAVARTCTLILMVLDVLKPLQHKKLLENELEGFGIRLNKSPPNITLRRKEKGGLNIQSLVPQSELDKEVIKTILSEYKIHNADVSLRCDATAEDLIDVIEGSRVYIPCIYVLNKIDQITIEELDIICRVPHCVPISAHHKWNFDDLLELIWEYLNLIRIYTKPKGQLPDYNAPVILRSASHTVEDFCNKLHKTLIKEFKYAFVWGSSVKHQPQRVGKDHILHDEDVVQIVKKV from the exons atgagCATCCTACAGAAGATAGCCGAAATAGAAGCAGAG ATGGCTAGGACacagaaaaacaaaaatacCATGGGTCATTTAGGATTATTAAAGGCTCGGTTGGCTAAACTTAGACGAGAACTTATTGAACCCAAAGGTGGTACTGGCGGAGGTGGAGAAGGTTTTGATGTTGCTAAAACGGGAGATGCACGTATCGGCTTTGTGGGTTTCCCATCAGTCGGAAAGTCAACACTTCTGTGCAATTTGGCCGGTGTCTATTCTGAAGTGGCTGCCTATGAGTTCACAACCCTTACCACTGTGCCAGGCGTTATTAGGTACAAAGGAGCTAAAATTCAACTACTTGATCTACCCGGTATTATAGAAGGTGCCAAAGATGGAAAGGGTAGAGGAAAACAGGTGATAGCTG TTGCCCGAACGTGCACTCTCATTCTCATGGTGCTAGATGTCCTTAAGCCTTTACAACACAAAAAACTTCTAGAAAACGAATTAGAGGGATTTGGTATCAGATTAAACAAAAGTCCTCCTAACATTACATTACGCCGTAAAGAAAAAGGAGGCCTGAATATTCAAAGTTTA GTCCCTCAATCTGAATTAGATAAAGAagtaataaaaactattttaagTGAATATAAAATACACAATGCAGATGTCTCACTTAGATGCGATGCAACTGCTGAAGATCTAATTGATGTGATCGAAGGAAGTCGTGTTTATATTCCGTGTATATATGTTCTCAACAAAATTGATCAGATTACCATTGAG GAGTTAGATATCATTTGTCGTGTTCCTCATTGTGTGCCCATTTCAGCTCATCACAAATGGAATTTTGATGATCTACTTGAGCTAATATGGGAGTATTTAAACTTGATAAGAATTTACACAAAACCCAAAGGGCAGTTGCCTGATTACAACGCTCCGGTTATTTTGAGATCTGCTTCGCATACTGTTGAGGACTTTTGCAATAAATTGCACAAGACTTTAATCAAGGAATTCAAGTA TGCCTTTGTTTGGGGTTCTTCAGTAAAACATCAACCACAGCGTGTAGGTAAAGATCATATACTTCACGATGAAGATGTAGTACAAATTGTTAAGAA AGTTTGA
- the ACTR10_1 gene encoding Actin- protein 10 (EggNog:ENOG410V8RP~COG:Z~SECRETED:SignalP(1-21)) — translation MALFTLGISSAVVLDCGYMDAQVLPVYEGYTLLNAWQSAQLGSKRIHENIMGYLNENAKLVDVINGESQLTPCPDCFISEHIVEDIKVRTCFVSPHNRAVQWKAWKDSAESSVTKPNLYQETFIFPLDKLGNERPIQVASDIRELAVECLFAGDNDQITITTLILRSILLAPIDIRRKLAENIVLIGGTTMLPGFVSRLMEELNSLVELPEFSKLQALKGCFKFHNPPGEANYIGWLGGAIFGALECLPGRSLSRSSFLENGLVPDWCTQIDQKHNDLERQDTTRQ, via the exons ATGGCACTATTTACTCTTGGGATTTCGTCAGCTGTTGTATTAGACTGTGGTTATATGGATGCTCAAGTTCTGCCT GTTTATGAAGGTTACACTCTACTGAACGCTTGGCAGTCAGCCCAGCTTGGTAGCAAAAGAATTCATGA AAACATCATGGGTTACTTAAATGAGAATGCCAAGTTGGTGGATGTTATCAACGGGGAGTCGCAGTTAACCCCCTGTCCAGATTGTTTTATTTCGGAACATATCGTTGAAGATATAAAAG TTCGTACATGTTTTGTTAGTCCACACAATAGGGCAGTCCAGTGGAAGGCTTGGAAGGACTCTGCTGAATCATCGGTCACAAAGCCCAACTTGTATCAGGAAACATTTATTTTCCCCCTAGACAAGTTAGGGAACGAAAGGCCAATTCAAGTTGCATCAGATATCCGAGAGTTGGCAGTCGAATGTTTGTTTGCTGGAGACAATGACCAAATTACAATTACAACACTAATTTTACGATCAATTTTGTTGGCACCTATTGATATTAGAAG GAAGTTGGCAGAAAATATTGTACTTATTGGTGGCACAACCATGCTACCCGGCTTCGTGTCTCGTCTAATGGAGGAACTCAATTCACTTGTCGAACTTCCTGAGTTCTCAAAGTTACAAGCTTTAAAGGGATGTTTTAAGTTTCACAATCCTCCTGGTGAAGCAAATTACATAGGATGGCTTGGTG GAGCAATTTTTGGTGCGCTCGAATGTCTACCAGGACGTTCACTGAGTCGGTCTAGTTTCTTGGAAAATGGTTTAGTTCCAGACTGGTGTACTCAAATTGATCAAAAACATAACGATCTTGAAAGGCAGGATACTACCCGCCAGTGA
- the ACTR10_1 gene encoding Actin- protein 10, variant 2 (EggNog:ENOG410V8RP~COG:Z) codes for MPVLESLMLGEKTAVVFDIGSVYTKCGFAGETGPRFIMPTEITLPTGEKRSISSCDGKDKRREFLTTFLYNIYYRHLLVNPKDRRVVVVESVLCPSSFREVLADVLFNHFEAPSVLFATSHLMALFTLGISSAVVLDCGYMDAQVLPVYEGYTLLNAWQSAQLGSKRIHENIMGYLNENAKLVDVINGESQLTPCPDCFISEHIVEDIKGGVSLIFAYS; via the exons ATGCCCGTACTCGAGTCCCTTATGCTCGGTGAGAAGACAGCAGTTGTTTTTGACATAGGCTCGGTTTACACCAA GTGTGGTTTCGCTGGAGAAACTGGACCAAGGTTTATTATGCCAACAGAGATCACTTTG CCCACAGGTGAAAAAAGAAGTATATCCTCATGTGATGGAAAGGACAAAAGACGAGAGTTCTTGACAACTTTTCTTTACAATATATACTATCG ACATTTGTTGGTAAACCCGAAGGACAGACGAGTTGTTGTAGTTGAAAGTGTCCTATGTCCTTCATCATTCCGTGAAGTTTTGGCCGACGTTTTGTTCAATCATTTTGAA GCACCTTCTGTACTTTTTGCAACTTCCCACTTGATGGCACTATTTACTCTTGGGATTTCGTCAGCTGTTGTATTAGACTGTGGTTATATGGATGCTCAAGTTCTGCCT GTTTATGAAGGTTACACTCTACTGAACGCTTGGCAGTCAGCCCAGCTTGGTAGCAAAAGAATTCATGA AAACATCATGGGTTACTTAAATGAGAATGCCAAGTTGGTGGATGTTATCAACGGGGAGTCGCAGTTAACCCCCTGTCCAGATTGTTTTATTTCGGAACATATCGTTGAAGATATAAAAGGTGGAGTGTCACTCATATTTGCTTACTCCTAG
- the ACTR10_1 gene encoding Actin- protein 10, variant 3 (EggNog:ENOG410V8RP~COG:Z): MPVLESLMLGEKTAVVFDIGSVYTKCGFAGETGPRFIMPTEITLPTGEKRSISSCDGKDKRREFLTTFLYNIYYRHLLVNPKDRRVVVVESVLCPSSFREVLADVLFNHFEAPSVLFATSHLMALFTLGISSAVVLDCGYMDAQVLPVYEGYTLLNAWQSAQLGSKRIHENIMGYLNENAKLVDVINGESQLTPCPDCFISEHIVEDIKVRTCFVSPHNRAVQWKAWKDSAESSVTKPNLYQETFIFPLDKLGNERPIQVASDIRELAVECLFAGDNDQITITTLILRSILLAPIDIRRKLAENIVLIGGTTMLPGFVSRLMEELNSLVELPEFSKLQALKGCFKFHNPPGEANYIGWLGGAIFGALECLPGRSLSRSSFLENGLVPDWCTQIDQKHNDLERQDTTRQ, encoded by the exons ATGCCCGTACTCGAGTCCCTTATGCTCGGTGAGAAGACAGCAGTTGTTTTTGACATAGGCTCGGTTTACACCAA GTGTGGTTTCGCTGGAGAAACTGGACCAAGGTTTATTATGCCAACAGAGATCACTTTG CCCACAGGTGAAAAAAGAAGTATATCCTCATGTGATGGAAAGGACAAAAGACGAGAGTTCTTGACAACTTTTCTTTACAATATATACTATCG ACATTTGTTGGTAAACCCGAAGGACAGACGAGTTGTTGTAGTTGAAAGTGTCCTATGTCCTTCATCATTCCGTGAAGTTTTGGCCGACGTTTTGTTCAATCATTTTGAA GCACCTTCTGTACTTTTTGCAACTTCCCACTTGATGGCACTATTTACTCTTGGGATTTCGTCAGCTGTTGTATTAGACTGTGGTTATATGGATGCTCAAGTTCTGCCT GTTTATGAAGGTTACACTCTACTGAACGCTTGGCAGTCAGCCCAGCTTGGTAGCAAAAGAATTCATGA AAACATCATGGGTTACTTAAATGAGAATGCCAAGTTGGTGGATGTTATCAACGGGGAGTCGCAGTTAACCCCCTGTCCAGATTGTTTTATTTCGGAACATATCGTTGAAGATATAAAAG TTCGTACATGTTTTGTTAGTCCACACAATAGGGCAGTCCAGTGGAAGGCTTGGAAGGACTCTGCTGAATCATCGGTCACAAAGCCCAACTTGTATCAGGAAACATTTATTTTCCCCCTAGACAAGTTAGGGAACGAAAGGCCAATTCAAGTTGCATCAGATATCCGAGAGTTGGCAGTCGAATGTTTGTTTGCTGGAGACAATGACCAAATTACAATTACAACACTAATTTTACGATCAATTTTGTTGGCACCTATTGATATTAGAAG GAAGTTGGCAGAAAATATTGTACTTATTGGTGGCACAACCATGCTACCCGGCTTCGTGTCTCGTCTAATGGAGGAACTCAATTCACTTGTCGAACTTCCTGAGTTCTCAAAGTTACAAGCTTTAAAGGGATGTTTTAAGTTTCACAATCCTCCTGGTGAAGCAAATTACATAGGATGGCTTGGTG GAGCAATTTTTGGTGCGCTCGAATGTCTACCAGGACGTTCACTGAGTCGGTCTAGTTTCTTGGAAAATGGTTTAGTTCCAGACTGGTGTACTCAAATTGATCAAAAACATAACGATCTTGAAAGGCAGGATACTACCCGCCAGTGA